Proteins encoded within one genomic window of Brassica rapa cultivar Chiifu-401-42 chromosome A09, CAAS_Brap_v3.01, whole genome shotgun sequence:
- the LOC103840048 gene encoding glucuronoxylan 4-O-methyltransferase 3 has product MRTKSQSSVNLKVIFTCCSILIFLVIFFARSNISSSKPISKTNLSQEKEEQDQAKPEGCPTTQQCTKMPISLSDALVHYATSNVTPQQTFDEISVSKRVLDKKSPCNFLVFGLGHDSPMWASLNHGGRTLFIEEDKAWIEIVTKKFPNLEAYHVVYDTKVKHSDKLMELGRSEECRSVTDPRNSKCELALKDFPADFYETKWDLIMVDAPTGYHEEAPGRMSAIYTAGLLARNREDGETDVFVHDVNRPVEDEFSATFLCKGYMREQNGRLRHFTIPSHRARAGRPFCPVDVNRRR; this is encoded by the exons ATGAGGACCAAATCTCAATCTTCTGTCAATCTGAAGGTCATATTCACATGCTGCTCAATCTTGATCTTTCTTGTCATCTTCTTTGCAAGATCAAACATATCTTCTTCAAAGCCCATCTCCAAAACCAATCTCTCTCAAGAGAAAGAAGAGCAAGACCAGGCTAAACCAGAAGGATGCCCAACAACACAACAATGCACGAAGATGCCAATTTCTTTATCCGACGCATTGGTTCACTACGCCACCAGTAACGTCACTCCACAACAGACATTCGACGAAATCTCTGTCTCAAAGAGAGTCTTGGACAAGAAGTCACCATGTAACTTCCTCGTCTTTGGTTTAGGTCACGACAGCCCGATGTGGGCATCTCTCAACCATGGTGGTCGTACCT TGTTTATTGAGGAAGACAAGGCTTGGATCGAGATAGTGACTAAGAAATTCCCAAACTTGGAAGCTTACCACGTCGTTTACGACACGAAAGTGAAACATTCAGACAAACTGATGGAGCTGGGAAGATCAGAGGAGTGTAGATCCGTGACCGACCCAAGAAACTCGAAATGTGAACTGGCGTTGAAAGATTTTCCGGCGGATTTTTACGAGACGAAATGGGATCTGATCATGGTGGATGCTCCAACTGGTTACCACGAGGAAGCTCCGGGGAGGATGAGTGCTATTTACACGGCGGGGCTTTTGGCTCGCAACCGTGAAGACGGAGAAACAGACGTTTTTGTTCACGACGTTAACCGTCCGGTGGAAGATGAGTTCTCGGCGACGTTCTTGTGTAAAGGTTACATGAGGGAGCAAAACGGGAGGCTAAGGCATTTCACCATCCCTAGCCATCGGGCTCGTGCTGGCAGACCCTTTTGTCCGGTGGATGTTAATCGCCGCCGTTGA